From the genome of Corallococcus macrosporus DSM 14697:
CGCGCCGCTCGCCAGGGTAGAGCAACACGACGGGCACGTTCTCCGTGCGCCCGCCGAGCTGCTTCAACAGCGCCGACGAGCGGAAGAAGGGGTAGAGCGCTCCCGCTCGCCCGAGCAGGACGAGGGTGCGCTCCTTTGCATCCGGGTGCTTCTTCCGGAAGTCGGCGATGCGCTGGGCCACGTCCTCCACGAGCCCTTGGGAGCCGTCGATGTACGAAGACATCCGCTGCTGGAGGTCCTTCAATGCGCGCTCGGGCGAGCGAGCGTAGAGTCGGCGTTCTCGCTCGATGAGCTCCTGCACGCCCTGGAGCCCGAGTTCGCCTTCGAGGCGGTCGAGGATCAGCTCGTGCAGCGCCAGGCGGAGCACGGCCCAGCTGTCCGCTTCGAGCCGGCCGACCATCTGCCGCACGCGCTGGCGCAGTTGGTACTCCTTCGCCGGTAGGTAGAGGAGGATGGCGAAGTTGTGGTTGCGCATCGTGCTGATGCTGGGGCCATCCGGAGCGACCAAGTCCTTTTCGAGCGAGGCCACGGCCGCATCAAGCCCCAGGGGGGTGAAGAGGTCGTCGGTCATGCGAACGCTTCCAACGGTGTCGTTTGCAACTCCACGAGGTCTCCCATGCGCCGGAAGCTTACGTCTGGCAGCCGTCGGAGCCGGGCATCAAGCGCGTCCTGGGTGAGCCCGACGGAGCGGAGGTACGGGTTGTCCTGCCAGGTACCTGCGTGATGAACGACCTGGAGGAGCCGGATGACGTACCCCAGGGCCTCGTCGGAGACTTGTGGGACGAGGGCTGTGCGAGGACCGCGCAGGGCGCCGGACACCAGGCCCGCCTCGTGCGCCGCACGGATGAGCTTGTTGGCGAAGCCATAGCGGGTGGCCGGCGCCCACTCGGACCGTGCGAACTCGCCCACCCAGCGCACCACCGTGTCGCTGTCGAACTCGCGGCGCCCGTCCGCGAGGCGGCCCGGGATCCAGGTGCCGGTGAAGGCGCGGTAGAGCGGGTCCGCGAGCTGGAGGTGCCAGTGACACATGAGCGGTCGCGTTCCGACGTCAGCGGGACGCCAGCGGCGCAAGGTGGCGAGCGCCTCAGGGAACTGGTCGAAGCGGACGGCGAAGTTGGCGAGAAGCAGCTTCACCCGAGCAAGGCTCTTGTTGCCGAACCAGCGTTCAGAAAAAGCGCGCTCGACGCGGGCCGCACCTTGAACTTCGGGCTCGACCGCCTCCCAGTAGGCCCGCGACTCCTGAACGGCGAGCGTCAGGCGGAGGATGCGCGTGTGAATCGCCTGGACTTCAGCGTTCGCCACGGGAGGTCTCGTTCAGGACGAAGGGGAGGGGATAGCTCGCGGGTGCATCTTTCAGCATGGCGCAGGCGAGCCTTCGGGCGAGCAGCTGCGGGCCACCCGTGGCGATGCGCTTGAGTTGGCGGCCCGCTGGCAGGACCGTGAAGGAGGTGTCGAGACTGGGAGTGGAGAGCTGGGCGTGGAGCGCGTCCTTGTCCAGCGCTTGGGTCGTGACGTGGAGCAGGGGCAGGACCTCGATTAGTGGATGCGCGTTGAGCCTGTGGTGCGCGAGGCGCTCGTCCAATGCTTCGTCGAGTTCGAAGCCGAAGTGGAAGAGTGTGAGCATGTCGTCGGCGCGCGCGTTTGTCTTGCGGAGGTGCTCGTCGGTCAAGCGCGCTGCACGACGCGATGCGTCGAGCCCGGCCCAGCGGTGGGTCCGCGGCAAGAGGCGCTTCCACAGGTCTCCACCTGCTTCGGCGTCAATGAGGTCTGTCTTCCACCAGCCGAGTCGCGGGTGCTCGCCTCCAGGGGATTCGCCCGCCCAGGCGAGGACGAGCTGGATTCCGAGAATTTCGTCCAGATGTTCCGGCGCGATGCTGTTGGCCATGTGACGGCACTTCTACCAGAGCCGCAAGTCGGTGATCTGGCTGATCGGAGGGGGATCGGGCTGTTGGAGGCGACTCCTGTGTGCATGGGAACTCGTACCGGTGGCGGAATGAGAGCCGCTCATCGCACCCTGCTTGCTGAGGTTGTAGGGAGGCACTCTGCTTGGCTGCTGCGGGCGCATGATGCGCTGCGGCGCTCGCCATGGGGCCCCGCCAGAAGAGGGGCAGCCGCATACAAAAAAAGCGGGCGCCGGGGGGCGACGCCCGCCCTCGGCTTCCTGTCCGAGCGCACCCTCATGTTGGCCAGCACCGCCGAGACGGCGGAGGTCATGTCTTGTGTGACGTGCGAAGTGGCTGGTGGGGCGTCAATTCGCGAGCGGACACGACCCATGCGGGGGGGGGCGGGGGGGCGCGCACGGAGGCCGGAGCCCCGCGTGACGCGCTTGAAAGCAGCGCGCCGACGGGGCGCGAGTAGGGGGATGAACTTCGCTGGACGCTTAAGGCCGGGCGCGAGTCGGGCCCTGTTGGGCCGTTGCCCCTGCGCTTGCTGTTGGGGGCGGGCTTCTTGCCCATCTCCTCCTGCCTGCGCGGGGGCTCGGCGGCGGTGCGCTGGCGCCCGGGCACGGCGAAGACCTCTCCTCGGTCTTTCCCGTTGAGGAACTGCTCCACCGTGTCTTGCCGGCGTGCCAGGTCCGCCACTGCCTCACGCAGCTCCTCGCCAAGAGCTCTCGTCTCGCTCCGCTGGGCGTCAGGCTGGCCCTCGAACTCGGCCATGGAGGTGATGACCTCCGACTGCGCCTCGTTGATGAGCACCCTGAAGTCGCTCATCGTCTTGGTGTTCATCGCGGTGAGCTTGTCCAAGAGCTCCGTGTGCTTCCTGTCCAACTCATCCGGGGCCAGCTGGCCACGGAGGTTCTTGAGCGACTCGGCCGTCTCAAGCACGCCCGCTGCGTCCTGGAGGTGCCCCAACTTCCGCTCCTTGTGGGCGGGCTCTTCATCCGCGAGCCAGCGGCTGATCCGCCCGCGGTTGACGTAGCCCACGATGCCTAAGGTGGTTGCAGCCGCAGCGGCGATTTTACCGAGGTTGTTGGCGATGATGGGGAGGAAGACCATGAGGGACTCCGGGGGGCCGGGAGGAATTCCCGGGCTCATGTGCTGATACCCACTGGTGCCCTCGGATTTCGAAAGATGGAGCGGGTAGGTCGGCTGGCATCCGCCGCTCCTTCTTCGGCTCCGCCCGGTCGCTGCCACCGGTTGGCTCGCCACCAGCGAGTTCCCGTTGTACGTCTCGAACCTTGGGCGGGCTGAGCGGGCCCATAGGAGGCTGCATGCCGATCACGCGAGAGGAACTGCTTCGAGCCGTTCGGGAGGCCGGTCTTGTCATCGAGCGCCAGGGGTCGTGGTCTCGGTGCATGGACCCGGCGCACCTGCGAGACACACACCGTCGGCTGTACATCGCACATACTAGGCGTCCCAAGGTCGACCTAAGCCGCTTCTCGCTCCAGCATCGGGCGGTCCTCCAGCGCAACCCGGCAAAAGCGAAGGACCGCAAGGGACGGGTGCTGGGCGCGGTCGACTTCGGACGGCCCGACAACGAGGTGTGGGACGCTTTCCGTCAGGCCCTCCGGGCCATCCGAGAGCAGCCGGCGCTCTTCCCTGGACTCATAAGGGACGAACCGTAAAGGGCCGTATCCATCAGGGCGGGACGCGAAAGTCCCTGTGGCACAGTGCCGCTGCCATGTGCCCCTCCGGCGCGGAGTCAGACGGAATTAGGTGGGACAGGGTGGGACGGGATGGCGAACCCGAGTAAAGTCAAGGGGATGGCGGGTAAGGGTGCGTCCTGCCTGAGGTTTTCCAACCCCTCGTGTCGGGTTCGAATCCCGCCCTGGGCACTCCGAATCAGGCCTCCGAGTCGAAAGACTCGGGGGCCTTTTTCGTTTCTGGCGGAGGGCCACGGCGTGCGAGTGAGCCCTCAGGGCCGCGGCGCTTTGATGGCGCCTTCCGTGGGGCGCTCCGTGCTTTCGTCCTCCGTCCGCGTCGCTGGCGCGAGCAACTGCGAGAGGAAGCGCCGGGGATACGGCTCCACGAGCCCGAGCGGATACTCCTCGGGGCCGGTGGGCCGGTGGTAGGTGCCGAAGAGCCAGTCCGTCCAGGGGGCGAGGTTGCCGAAGTTATGCCGCGTCTGCCGCGCGCGCGCGTGGTGCCAGTGGTGCAGTTCGGGCGCGCCGAAGAGGAAGCCCAGGGGGCCCAGCGGCAGCCGCACGTTGGAGTGGATGAAGATGGCCCACATCCCGCGGAAGGCGATGAGCATGGCCAGCGTCGTGAGCGGGAATCCCATCAGCATCGCGGGGAGGTTCACCACGAGCTGGGTGAGCAAGCCGTCGACAGGGTGCTCGCGGTGCGCGGCGATCCAGTCAAGGTGCTCCGCTGAGTGGTGGAC
Proteins encoded in this window:
- a CDS encoding BREX protein BrxB domain-containing protein, whose product is MTDDLFTPLGLDAAVASLEKDLVAPDGPSISTMRNHNFAILLYLPAKEYQLRQRVRQMVGRLEADSWAVLRLALHELILDRLEGELGLQGVQELIERERRLYARSPERALKDLQQRMSSYIDGSQGLVEDVAQRIADFRKKHPDAKERTLVLLGRAGALYPFFRSSALLKQLGGRTENVPVVLLYPGERREGGLSFMQELTPDRDYRPRIYA
- a CDS encoding DUF1819 domain-containing protein, with the protein product MANAEVQAIHTRILRLTLAVQESRAYWEAVEPEVQGAARVERAFSERWFGNKSLARVKLLLANFAVRFDQFPEALATLRRWRPADVGTRPLMCHWHLQLADPLYRAFTGTWIPGRLADGRREFDSDTVVRWVGEFARSEWAPATRYGFANKLIRAAHEAGLVSGALRGPRTALVPQVSDEALGYVIRLLQVVHHAGTWQDNPYLRSVGLTQDALDARLRRLPDVSFRRMGDLVELQTTPLEAFA
- the brxE gene encoding BREX-6 system BrxE protein, which produces MANSIAPEHLDEILGIQLVLAWAGESPGGEHPRLGWWKTDLIDAEAGGDLWKRLLPRTHRWAGLDASRRAARLTDEHLRKTNARADDMLTLFHFGFELDEALDERLAHHRLNAHPLIEVLPLLHVTTQALDKDALHAQLSTPSLDTSFTVLPAGRQLKRIATGGPQLLARRLACAMLKDAPASYPLPFVLNETSRGER
- a CDS encoding sterol desaturase family protein yields the protein MSSLTAIGGMVLSFGVLAFIFWPLEKAWAARPGQPLLRSGFRTDLAYFVAQYLVLAPLALVVLNGVETLCQVEALTGLQSTVARQPWWLQAIEAVVLCDVLVYGFHRLSHQVDFLWRFHAVHHSAEHLDWIAAHREHPVDGLLTQLVVNLPAMLMGFPLTTLAMLIAFRGMWAIFIHSNVRLPLGPLGFLFGAPELHHWHHARARQTRHNFGNLAPWTDWLFGTYHRPTGPEEYPLGLVEPYPRRFLSQLLAPATRTEDESTERPTEGAIKAPRP